GTAGACACCTGCTGATGAATCTTCGTGGCTGTTTTAGAAGTAATTCCTTCCACTGCCCCTTCTGTGGAACTATCGGGTGCTGCTTGCATACGGTCTTTATTGACGTCTATTTCTACGTCCATTCTTACATTTCTCTCAAAACTTTTTTCTGAGTCACGTTTACCTGCTGATGTGAAAAATGAGCTTGGAATAACAACATCTCTCGCTGCCCTCCGGCAAGGAATGTTTTGAAGGTCTAGTGCAACCCGCCTCGACCCGTAACTGGTTTTACCAGCTGGAGTTTCCGCAGAATTCTCTTGGGACGCGTTAGTAACTTTCTCTTCGGCGTGTTCTTGATTGCCATCGCAAGTAACTTGCGCAAACGTATCGGTGGTAGTTTCAATGGAATTATTGGCAGAACATTCATTCTTGTCCAATGTCAATGCTGAACTTCGAGACGCACGACTTTCTGCACCACTTGGCTGAATTTCTTTCATGATCTCTCTGCTTACAACAGAGTCACTAGCACATGGTACGTGAGATGTTGGAATCTCTGGAACTGTGGGCTTCGCACATGCATGAACGTGTTCGTCCCCTCCAATAGCTGTAGGAAGTAATGGATCCGTTTCCATATGATTCTTAGCTGACTCCCCTCCAACAGGTGTAGGAGGTAATGGATCCGTTTCCATATGATTCTTAGCTGACTGGTAGGCTGATGATTCCGAACTTGTAGACGCCTGATCGAGCACCTCTTTGTCGACAGGATTTTGTTCGTTATCGGGTGGTGACTCTGATTTATCAGTATCGAGCTTTTCTTCCACTGATTTCTCATTCCCCACCATAGCTTCCTCCTCTGCAGCTGTAAATGTACGCGAAACTTCGCTAACAGGGACATCATCAGGGTTTGCAAGAAGCAGCCGCTCGTTTTCTGATGATGAATCCTCCGCAACAGTGCTTGGAGTTGTTTCCCTAGGAAGGCCCGATGAGACACTAGTAATATCTTCGGACTGGTTATTCTCAAAGCTAGTACTGCCTTCTGTCTTGCGTAAGCACGTCATCGTATCGGACGACTCTACGCGAAGTAACTTTTCAGGATTCTCCTCCGAGGAAGAATGGCTCTGGTCATCCACAGAAAATCTCCTCTTCGGGGGTCTTCCTACAGATTTATGTCTTCTCGTGTCGCTGACATCACGATGTTTCTTCGGAGGAACACTCTCAACTTGGGTAACCCTGCCTGATCTGAGCGTCATTTTCCTCGTGAACGTACCTGTGGACTCTGCATTGGACATGGCAGTATCTCGCTCAGTGAGAGAATCAGACATCGGCTGGCAGGTGACTGATCCGACAGCAACTGCATCTGCCTGATGTCCAATCGAACTGGATGCAGTTCCCGGTGGAGGACCTGGTGGGGAGTGATCCATGTCACTGTTCTCGCATTTTCCTCCACTCCTGTCAGTAACTCCAGAGGGTGTGCTACTTAGTGAAGTTGATGACACGCTGTCCCTTGGATTAAATTCCGACATTGATTCATCTGCACCTTCTGCCTGACGTCCATTCAAAGTGGGAACAGCTACTGGTGGAGGATGGGAATGATCCACATCACTGCTCTCACGGTGTCTTCCGCACTTGTCAATAACTCCAGAATGAATGCTACATTCTGAGCAGCAGGACGAGAGGCTTTGGTTACATTCCGATACAGAGGCATCGCAAGAGCTACTGTCTCTTTGGTTACATTCCGATACAGAGTCATTACATGAGCTACTGCTGCGTTCCATATCGCCGTCTGGCCGCCCAATTCTCTTCTCCATTTCAGAACTAGGACTGCTCGTACTCACGCTTCCCATACTGCTCCCTGATGTATTTGCGGCTGTATTCCGTTCAGGGCTGGTACTGTCTGTGGAACTGTCGATTCCAGTTGGTTCTGCTGCATGGTCTTCTCCACCACTTGGGTGTGCAGAGCCGGACACAACCTTCTGAGCATCGTTTGGGTCTCCACTGCTTTTACTTATACTTTCGTTTAGTGCTGTACCAGACGTTACTCCATCCTCTCCTCCTTTAGAGTTACCAGattcttcttcttgtttcatcTCGACACTGAAACAATATGAAGGAACAATCAACAAAACAACTTACGAGAGGTTTTTCGAGCAATTTCAGTGGTGTCTAAGCTCTactgttacattttttttaaaggaatttcaAAACGAGTAAGGCTGAATGTCCTGTCTCTCCTTTCGAAAACATGCAAGTTGTTTCAGTAGGAAATAGACATACCCTGAAATGAGTTGTTATAAATCATTCTGAAGGTAAATCATCGGACAAACAGACGCTCAAACCTCGACGGTTTTCGAACTAGCAAGTAGTGGCATTCTTCCTGCTGCATCCCCTTGCATGGGCAAACTAATCTCTCTTTCTCCATTACATTACTGCACATCCCGTCAGTAAAAATATGAAGTGTACAAAGTGGAATTGTTAGCTTGCTTTTTTAAGAAATACTACAGAACATCACAGGTTTGAAGAACGAAGTAGATAATCTTCTTGTACACCTAGAAGATAATAGAAAATTCTTAAGTGATACATGCTCTGTGCCTCTGGATACCCGTAACCACAGGGATGGAGATGTTAAATATCAGGGATTATAGATTTGCATCATTTTGATGTACAGTTCACATAGAAAAAGTTCTCATTGCATCATGTGTAAAAGTTGGACACACAGTTAAAAATATCGAAACAATTTTTGATCAGAACATAGATGCAAGCGCTTGTAATTTGTTACTGCAGAaaacttctctggtattgttacggTGCACAGTTCCCCTCTAGCGATCTTCCAGCTATTTGTGAGAAAATATTGATCCATTGTTATctacttatcaaacatgaagaaACAGTATTTTCTGGAAATTTCAATGTACGGTTCTTGAAAGTTAAGGCTAGAAAAAATGAGCGAGAATCATTATGTGTGTGTTCCAATCTAATTTCAGTATTCAATTTTCCAAGTAGAATGTAGCAAAACAGTATGACATTGATTATTAACATTTTTATACACAGTGGTCTTCCTGACACAATTACTGTATATCCAATTGCTATAAGGATATCTAAATAATCATgctgcacaattaatggaaataaacaatatggCACCTTACAACTCTAAGGCAGGTTCATATAAAATAAGAGGGTAAGAGAAAGAATATGTTACAAATGTCATTCCGTCATTCCACAAGACTTTAAGCAACCAGCAACAGCCCCATCACATttcactgaaattaacagaattacGAACATTGTAAAAAACAAAAGGTAATGGGATGTTGTGGGAATTTCAAACGAATTCTGAAAAGCTGTTCCAactaataagtaatgtccttagacAGGCTAAAATATTCAATTGTTAAAAAGTGCAATTGTTAAAAGGTGACAAGATATAATCTTTATGGATTAATAGGTAACATTTGCAATGCGTTTCCGGTCTCTAGTACTCCTCTTTGGGTGTCAAGAAATACAGAACACTGTAATACCATTTGGGTTACTAACTGCATCACTAACTGAATTATCGCTAGTTTGTTGTCCACTTACAGGCGTCTTAATTAGCTCCGGATCATATGCCTGCCTACATGCAAAATTTCATATAATTAACCTTCGGTTTTATGCGTTCTTTCTTCTGCTATGCACCTTACAGCGGTttacagagtataaatgtagatgtaaacgtagatgtGGACAGCGCTGGGATCGatttgcgcgcgcacacacacacacacacacacacacacacacacacacacacgcgcgcggtaAGTTTTAGCAGAGAAGGCCAAAATGGAAAAGTGGGTATGTTCTAGAAAAATTGAACACTATGACCAattgaaacagaaaagaaataaaaacagcacGGTTAATAAAAAGAACTAAAATAGATTTTGACAAAGAGGAAACAAGCAGATACTGatgaaaacttttcaaaaaataatattctTGATTTTCTTAAGACATTTACGGGCAGACTGAAGGGCTACCAAACCTCAAGTGGCTTTAAGTAATATGGAAAACGGCGAAACGCTTGAAAAATATTTGGAGCTGATTCTTAATTGTCCACGCTCTAATACGTAAGCTGGAATTCGCAAACACTCATTAAAATCTAGAAGAAGTATTTCCAACTGCCAAAGAAATTCAAGAAGTGATTAAAACCTTAAAAAACAGTGAAGCTGTTAGAGAAGACtctattaaagaaaaatttttgaaactgtccctcccaaaaattgaaaataaactaAAACTGATCTCTGAGAAAATCTGGGAAACAGAAGACAACTCCAGGAAGATAGAAGATAACCTTtatacatccactacataagagAGGCAACAAATAGCGTCAACGAGAACAGGGAATTTCTTTGGTATCAAATGCATATCTACAAAATGTTTTCTGAGAATTTTCTAAACAGAGGACATTGTAACGCACGCATTGTAACGGGAATGCCCGTACACACTGGATAAGGAATTATTTGACAAATAGGTACACATTTGCTTGAAAAAATATATGTCAACACACGTGGAACTACCAGAGCTATATATCCCAAAACAGAAGTTGCTGTGTAATCTTACTTTGTGTCGTTGTTCGCCATCGTCAGTCAGGTGATTGAAACACAGCAGAATGGAACAGCTCGTGGCTGAGATGTGAACAAGATGACGACTGCGACTTTTAACATTTGACTAATGTATTGTAGATGAACAGAAAATGATATAGATGGCCAAACGACACTCTTGCCAAATGTGCATACTTTGTCACATAGCTTGAGCCCCTGTGTATCAGGTAAGCCAAATATGGACTGCAGAAATACAGTTTCCACTAACAACTCAAGGTCACCCTGGAATGAATCGCATacgaaatgaaacaaaacaacaaaTTGGAGGTGAGGAAACTAAAAGTACAATAGTTAAAATATTGTGTTTAACGGCACCAATACATACGAAGAACACCGCTCCTTTCGGAACTAAAAAAGTGGTTTGACAGTCGCACAAAGTTATCAGTGTTTACGGGACTATACTCTATGACAAATTTTTAGTAATATCACAGTCGCAACCAGCACGCAAAGGTAATTAATGGATCTGGGTTACACTGTTGTATTGTGAAACACGTCATTATCGCTTGCAATGAGAACTCTTCACTCTTCTCATGAGTATGTTCTACTTTATGGCCGTCGCATTTCACGCTCTTTCAAAGAACACTCATTTTATAGGTATATGGGGAGCACTGCGCCAACGCCATCTTAGGTAGAATTGTTCAACTCCGCTAAACGTTATGCACAGAAGGCAGCACATCTTTGTAACACCAACAGGAAGCTCGTTTGCCGTTTCACAGTGAACACTGCGTCGAATGAGTTATTTTCTTTTCCCCATTTGGAAATATTACCATCCAGACTGCAGCACGGAACGAAACTCCATGGAGAAATTTATCAATAAAATATGATGAATAGGTAACTGTGCAGTGCAGAAGTACGCACATGACAGTGCCTTCTTCGTTGAAATCCCAGACAActaaatacaattaaaaattacgTTAATTAGGTAATAAAAGGTTAACGTAACACATGAAACAGTAGCAATAATAATACAAAACCGGAAAAAAATTATCGGTAGAAGAAAAATCGAGATAACTTTGGAGCAGGAGCGAATAGATGCCACTCTTCGTCATATACGTAGTTGTTATCGGAAGAAAGTAAAATTCAACACTTGAGAAAAGTGCTGTAAATTATCATTAAAGCAGCACTGTTGTTTATTAATGGAAAACATCCATGAAAAGTTAAGATGTTGGATGGTGATACATATTTCTATAGTGGATGCTTGGCGTCGACTCACGCAAggctctatctgatcaaaagtatccgaacactcttCTATAATGCGGAATTGACTGCTAGCTGTCATGAGAGGCGGACCCTcccgtataaaaggaggcaggcatATTGTGTTGCCGGCTGAGAACGACTGATGCCAGAATAGACCCGTGACCTGGAAtgcggactagtcactggatgcctCCTGAGTAAAAAAGACGCCAGGGGCATCCCAGCCCTTCTAGACCACGCCAAGTCGACATATTGTGACGTGATTGttaagtgaaaacgcgaaggagcATCCACAGCTAAACCAATACCATGGAGACGTCATGTACTGTCGTCGAGGGTTTTGGAGGGTAATTGTAAAACTTCGCTTGAAATGACTCACCAGCTCCAAACtactaccagtagtccagctactACACCGATTGCGCATGTGAAATTAAACAGAATGGGGTGAAGTAGTGGAGCAGGACTTCGTGAGCCACACACTTATGTAGTCAACGCTAAGCCACGCTTGAGGCAGTGTACAGAGCGCGCCACGGGACATTTGATGACAGAAAACGAGTGATTAGGAGCGATCAATCACGTTGTATCCTGCGGTAATCCGAAGGAACGCTTTGTGTTTGGGGAATGCCTGCAGAATGTTACTCGCGCGAAAACTCGTGACATGGTCACTCGCGCGAaatccacaaagcaagcggtctatttgtatagtttgaacggtctttatgacggattttatgattttttattaaatctaaatataatacatttaatattcgtacacagtataatatattctaacgtttgaaacagttcgaccattcgaagaacaatatcttcagctgaattactggcattacacTGTTACTCTAGTTGCTTACCGACTTACGGTTCTAAATCCACAGCGTAAGCTGTTTTTCCATaaaccaaagcaaacacttttaacccgTACTTTGGTGGTTTGCTAGGGATATATtgcctgaatggaatgggcagtttcctctaaatgccaaaagctgttcgtcaacagtagGATTTCACTAGGTGGAAAATATTTCTGGCTATTGTTCGTGTAATAATTGaagtacctctctgataggagccaatttgtcagtctctctgcgaacacctctatcacggatatGATCAAATCTAAGACAtttcaacagaaacctgaatcggttttcacttacgcataaataacatgattcaagtccgtttcgctttgagttatcccacaatttcgatatactcttcctagaacatctcaaagatccacacagatataacaaaccaatgaaatctctgatctctatcgcatctgtttctttagcatccctttccctagaAAAGTTACCATGAACTCCACTGATGGAGATATTAGCgcatgttgcgataatgcttattctgttttcatccaagaacaaattcagaatttctatttctgtcttttctattcgagcttgattttttggtccaggcaaatgcgtaataatattacaagatctgcttctaacaatggtaggatatttatttttcctccgtttagttattaCATCTTTCCTTAAAAGAAATGCTCCTCTTTAGTTACTTCTTCGTGACTCATATTCATCATTCTctggcacttcttgttctgttcctcaATCATGACCGCTTTCATTTACGCAgtcctcagtctctgagtcagcgctatcactgtggGCATCTCCATCACTCAGATCACTGAACCATTCCAACCATACACTAGGATCtttactaaactctgtccgaggttttttgcttttgacatttcttccataatataaaaataaagataatacTAGGTAACACGGAAGGTAACTGCTGTCAGTTTCAGTAAGTCCAAATTTACGCACATGAGAGATCGaatgaatctaggaaagcaataaagtaatacagacttactttgtttcatattgtggcagcagagctcgagCGGATGACTGGTTCCTCGACACTATAATGTTTGATAAACAAtatatctttcgtaactgaaagccagCAAGGATTGAAGCCAACTgctggagagttaacagaaaggtactgaaaatggcgctaCCTCAATcctgccctgtcagacaaaattgagcgggaaaaTCATGTGGATGACGAATGTCATCCGCGCGAGCAAATGAgggttaagaaaacgctaaatgcggaaggatatgaatataTTTCACATCAGTGTGCattgcgtacagcagaggaacagttcggagatggtgattctttgtatcagcatgacaacgcattCTCATATGAAACAGCCTAAAGTGGGGCAATGAATTGTGCACGCGAACAGTCCTGAAAAGGACTGCCCGGAGTTCTGGCCTGAACCCAACGTTACACCATTTGTATGAGCTAAAATGTCGATTGTCCAACATCACTAGATGTTATGGTTTCGGCtcctgagaaagaatgggctgcgaGTTCTCAACAGATCTTCAGATACCTCACGGAAGGTGTCCACAGAGGAGTTCAAGCCTTCATAAAACCGAAGGGTGTCGTTACACCATACTGACGTCTCCCAATAGATACTTTCGGTGGAATAGTTTATAGTGTTATTAGATCAATCTTTGATTAGTGCCCAACATTCACAGCGTACGTCTTTGGGCCAGATCACATGTTTCGTGAGAAAAAGAGAAATGACTGTCATTAACAGATGAAAGTGATAGCTTTAGGAAAGTATTTCGAAATAACCCGTATAATCTCGCGAAGTCATCAATCACTGTTATGGATAATGCCCTTTTCTCATTGGTCATAATACAATAACTTTGGCAACAAGGAAGAGCGAAATTATTCAATGGCCGGAAACACGAGATATCGatttcaaagaaaattttagaAGGTTGAATTGCTCGGAATTGTGGCACAACACAAGCCACAAATCCAGCAAAAATGGTCGATGAGCCTGCGAGAAGAAGGAGGCACGAAACTCTGCGCCCACCTCCGTACCAATATCAATCATACAATATTGAGGAACAGAGGAAGCAGTATATCAACTCGCTTTTGAGGGTGTCGAGGAAAATAACGAGTAACACTGTATGTCTGCAAATAACTGTGCAGTGGACAGAGACAGATTTGGCTGCCTGGGACTTGAGCCTTTCTCGAGCATATGGTCTTACGGACTGAGCTATCTAGGCATGACTCACGGCCCTCCCACAAAAATGTAGGCGTGCCAGTAGATTTCTCCTCTTTTACAGCGAAATGCAGGTCCAAGGTTCTTAAAGTTGTGAAAACATTAGGAAACAATTATGCGCGAGGGGGgcaggaaggggaggggagggaaggagggagagagagaattgTCAAATCTATCACCTCAGAGTAAAGTGATTCACTACCAAATAATGATAGTGTGCTTTTCTTCCGCAAACACATATGGAACATAGTCAAAATTTTGTAAGATACTACGGGCGCTGAGGGGAAGCTGAAGGGCGGTGAGGGAAAGCAGAGGGGCAGCCGAACGACATTATGCAAGTGGGAATCAGTATAAAAGCATCGATATTTggaggaaaataaacattgcaggtTGAAATAGTTGTGCACATTGTATAAGCAATGGTATGAGATCGAGAACACCGAAAAATtcagtcaaatggtatcgcatttgatgtcagtagtataGTTTGTAaaaagacatcaacgattcaggacGTAGAGGGTAACTGCAGGCGGTTCTGTGCGGTCTTAGTGTATGCGTACGGGtctttactcaaatggttcaaatggctctgagcactatgggacttaacatctgatgtaatcagtcccctagtacttagaactacttaaacctaagtaatctaaggacatcacacacatccatgcccgaggcaggattcgaacccgcgaccgtaacggtcgcgcggttcaagactgaagctcctagaaccgctcggccacatcggccggcgtgcctttactgtagatagaaaacaaacaCCATAAATGACACTGTGTTCATACATCAGGATTGTGACGACGCCATGCACACGTATTATGAGACGAAAAAGCAAAAAATGGCACGTACAAGGAAATTGGACACACTATAATCGTGAACTCGCAAAGAAGTTAACTGTTGAAGTACATTGATTCATAATTTCCGTAGATTGGGCGCACGATacggacagaacggaaaatatgggcgAAGTAGATAGAGCAAGTTCCCCCGTTACTCTcttcaacttgttgctgatttacagttgccagtaactacCAGCCGTGTACGACAAATGttgtcaaatgacaaacatcttGTATTCAAGAAACGACTACGGAAATCTGCTCTACCACCTAAAACAGGCTAGTTCGCTGGAAAACTGATGTCATGTACTTCAGTATGCGataaaattatcttcagtgatgagaagtagTTTCATTTAGATGGGCCAGATGGATTTCACTATTATTGAATGGTCCGAGAACAAAATAGCTGGTTAGAATGAGCGGAGATTTTGGTGGTGAAAGTGTTAGGATCTGGGTAGCATTCTGCAATAGAGGCAAGTCACGCACTGCTTGGCTGAACACAAGAATGAACTCCAAAACGTACACTGAGAAGCTAGAGATATATCATGTAAGTCTAAATTTGAAGAAGATAATGTATCGGGTAGAATTTcagtacacagaaaaaaaaaacgctaaCAAAGTCAATGGCGAAGACAATTTCAGAGACATTTAGGAAGAAGTTTGGAAGGAGGTAGGAAGAAGTACTAACGATGTAATAATACAAGACAGAGTACCTTTACgccaatttccatccaggaaatgcaaacacCGCTGTACTCTATAACTCCTGTTATGAAGGAAACTATGTAATTTCAtcatgattgtttatgtcttatatgtaCATGTTATGAAATTGACGAAAGTTCTGCCAACAACCGCGTTTAACGGTTTCTAACCGGCATAGCTCCGTATATTTGACTGCATCACGAATAGTTATGGGTACATCACACTTTAAAATCGAAATGTGTAAAATTTTATAAACCACAACACAATATTAAATGCCTGTATTTAAAGCTTTCCGTAGTTCTGCCCGCAGTATTGGCACCATCTAACATACGTACTTAATTCTGTAACGAAACCACTtccatggaagaaaaattaaacgCTGAAAATAAACACTACTGATAAGATCAAGCTTCGCTTATTGGCGTCTCAGAAGTAGTCGCACTGTGCTGCGAAAACGTATTCCTACGTTTTCCGTCAGCGTACCGTCGTCATATTGACAACGGCACGGAACAGCGCAGATAATGACTATATATTGTAGGAGCGTTCTTGGTTTGCATGTTGGCATTCCGGTTGTTACGGTatcatttattgattgtcattttttatttgtagttcactgttgctatttgagttaacacattgtcattttgttatttggagatagtgagtgaagctgtggacggTAGAAAATGGAGTCCCAAGTGGAGGAATCCGAACATTTATGCCTTATTCTCCTGTTTGAGTACAATAGACGGTTAACAGCAGTGGAGGTAGCCAGGAACACTTGCGCAatctatggggataatgccatcgtacagagcacggcaagaaaatggttttctcgttttaacgagGATTGTTTTCACGTcactgactctccacattcaggaatacCTTTGGAttctgatgaagatcgtttaaacgcattaatccacagtaaTCCATGTCGTgcactcaagaactggcaaatgttatGGCCTATGATCACTCCACCATCGTGCAATATTTGCAAGCAGTGGCGAAAGTTCAAAAATAAAGTGTATGGGTGCCGCATGgtccaagccaaaatcacagaaatcagcgggtggtcatatgtaccatctctgcttgctcgtcctGAATTGGCTCATGACAACACCGACAATTCCTAGCCTGTATAGTTACCGGTGGCGACAGATGATGCTTTTAtggtaacgtaaggaaaagaaagggatggccgagtccaaacaaagcagcaaatccCCGTACAAAAACTGCGCTcacccacagaagataatgttatgcggctggtggaacagcgacggtgtggtgtattatGACttgtttccccgaggtgtaaccatcactgctgatatatGTTGTCAACAACTGATATGTCATGCAGAAGCAATCCAAGAACAAAGACCAAGAAGACCGCGTGAGCGTCTGCCcgctttctgctagactgacaaaaagcgcAGGAGTTGGGCTGAGAAGTCTTTCCggacccaccttattcatctgatcttgggcACTGTTTTCACctttttcgctctctatcgaacaaccttgtaggaatgagattttcactctgaagcggagtgtgcgctgatatgaaacttccgggcagattaaaactgtgtgcacgaccgagactcgaactcgggacctttgcctttcgcgggcaagtgctctaccatctgagctaccgaagcacgactcacgcccggtcctcacagctttacttctgccagtatctcgtctcctaccatccaaactttactccgctgctgagtgaaaatctcattctggaaacatcctccaggctgtggctaagccatgtctccgcagcatcctttctttcaggagcgctagttctgctaggttcgcaggagtgcttctgtaaagtttggaaggtaggagacgagatgctggcagaagtaaagctgtgatgaccgggcgtgagtcgtgcttcggcagctcagatggtagagcacttgcccgcgaaaggcaaaggtcccgagttcgagtctcggtcgggcacacagttttaatctgcccggaagtttcaactttgTAGGAATTTCCTTTCGGAATGAAAATTGCGCTCCTAACATGGCTCGATgatttcttcgtctcaaaaccatgtgattactACACTCGCGGAATTGGaatgttaccccagcgttggcagacagtCGTAAACGGTGAAGGAGAGCACATTATTGGTGAGTGTAGTCTCTTATGTGAATCTGTCTGGTTTATTAGACTTGTGGAAAACCGCTACGAACTTCTGTACCAACCTAATACTTTGGAATTTCGCCGTTAAACGTAACATAAGGCGGTCAAAATACAATTAGCCCGGCAAATGTGAATTTGGTAACAACGTAAtctaaatttgtggaacaactt
This genomic stretch from Schistocerca cancellata isolate TAMUIC-IGC-003103 chromosome 2, iqSchCanc2.1, whole genome shotgun sequence harbors:
- the LOC126147569 gene encoding serine-rich adhesin for platelets-like produces the protein MKQEEESGNSKGGEDGVTSGTALNESISKSSGDPNDAQKVVSGSAHPSGGEDHAAEPTGIDSSTDSTSPERNTAANTSGSSMGSVSTSSPSSEMEKRIGRPDGDMERSSSSCNDSVSECNQRDSSSCDASVSECNQSLSSCCSECSIHSGVIDKCGRHRESSDVDHSHPPPVAVPTLNGRQAEGADESMSEFNPRDSVSSTSLSSTPSGVTDRSGGKCENSDMDHSPPGPPPGTASSSIGHQADAVAVGSVTCQPMSDSLTERDTAMSNAESTGTFTRKMTLRSGRVTQVESVPPKKHRDVSDTRRHKSVGRPPKRRFSVDDQSHSSSEENPEKLLRVESSDTMTCLRKTEGSTSFENNQSEDITSVSSGLPRETTPSTVAEDSSSENERLLLANPDDVPVSEVSRTFTAAEEEAMVGNEKSVEEKLDTDKSESPPDNEQNPVDKEVLDQASTSSESSAYQSAKNHMETDPLPPTPVGGESAKNHMETDPLLPTAIGGDEHVHACAKPTVPEIPTSHVPCASDSVVSREIMKEIQPSGAESRASRSSALTLDKNECSANNSIETTTDTFAQVTCDGNQEHAEEKVTNASQENSAETPAGKTSYGSRRVALDLQNIPCRRAARDVVIPSSFFTSAGKRDSEKSFERNVRMDVEIDVNKDRMQAAPDSSTEGAVEGITSKTATKIHQQVSTNISHLRGADVTKDEPVSRPSRDHSGLIECTKKIINDIPHESRNTATSNMRGNEDNAAGKVPREASNLDSSEESDASSVLSPEERYDRRNLQIYRYITTNGGSDIRYSPYVTRRRPLRAGYSDEDNYRRTRRQRHEVRQADNGVQTTRDASTSFGEACSIS